The Paenibacillus mucilaginosus 3016 genome includes the window CCAGGGATGTCATCCGTAATGCGCGGGTCGAGCTCCCCATAGAAACCGAGCAGCGGGGCGCCGATCGAGGGAATGAGCTCCTTCGGCGGCGGGCTGCCGTAGAAGATCACGGCTCCGCGCAGTTCGCCGTCCTTCGCAGCCAGCGTGCCGGAGAGCAGCCCGCCGAGGCAGAAGCCGACCGAGGCGACGCCCTGTCCGGCGGTAGGCGCATACGAGTCCCGCAGGAAGGCCGCGGCGGCCGTGATCTGCTCCGTAAACGCCGGGATGCGAGAACCTGCGCTGAAGATGAGCTCGAGCGACGCCGAGATCTTCGCCTGCTCTTCTTCGGGCAGCGCAGAGAGGGCCGCCTGCCGCTCCTCCGGACTGCGCCAAGCGCTCGGCGGGATCGTGTTCAGGAACTGCTTCGCCCGTTCGACCCTATCCGGCGACAGCGCTTCGGGCTTCGGCCCTTCCGCCGTGAAGAGATCCGGGGCGAAGGCCGCATAACCGGCTTGTGCGAGACGGCGGGTCACATCCTGGATGTGCTCGTCCACCCCCCAGATCTCCTGAAGGACGAGAACAGCCGGCAGCTTCTGCTCCACATCCGGCCGGGCCGCATAGCCCTGCCACCGTCCCTCCGTGCCGTACGATATCCATTCGGTAATGATGCTCATGCCCATCTCTCCTCTCATCGGCTCCACAAATACCCAACCTATGTACTTGGTAATGTGAATGTAGCACAGCCCCCTGGGAGCGTCAAGGACGACTCTGCCCCTGAGGCCGCCGGAACTCCCCACACCGCAATAAGCTGAAAAATCCTTATTGACAGCGGAAGCCGACCTTGCTATGATTCAATCCATAGTATACCACTTTGATTTAATTGAATTGAGTCGACCGTACGAACGGAGACCATGCTGCCCCCTCCAGGGACACATGCGTCTCCGTTTTTTGGTATATACGGTCCGGCCGGTTCCATGCCTGATCTTCCCATTCGAAAGGAGTCCACTCCGCATGACAACCCAGACCACCCGCAAGACCCGCTGGCTTACCGCCCTGACCGGCATTCTCCTCTTCTCTCTCCCTTTGCTTTCCGCGTGCGGCAAGACGGAAGCCGTGAACGGCGCGGCAGCCGCGGGCAGCGGCACTGCAGTCGGAGCCGTCAAAGAGAAGATCGTCGTCAACCTGGGCATCCAGGGTTCCACTAACCTGTTCTCTTACGCCCGGGACAAAAAGATCTTCGAAGAAGCCTTTGCCAAAGCCGGCGCCGAAGTGAAATGGCACGAATTCGCCAGCGGCCCGCCGCACTTCGAAGCACTCGCTTCCGGCCGCCTCGATTTCGGCAGCGTCGGCGGCACGCCCGTCGTATCCGCCCAGACCGGAGGCGTCGACTTCAAGGCGATCGCCGTGACCGGCGACGGCAAGAAGGGCAACGCTATCGTCCTGCCGAAGGGCAGCACCATTAAAGATATCAAAGAGCTCCGGGGCAAGAAGATTGCCGTGGCCAAAGGCAGCTCCGCCTATAACTTCCTCTACCGCACGCTGGAGGCGGCCGGACTGAAGGACTCCGACGTCAAGATCATCCAGCTGCAGCCCGACGAAGCGAAGCCGGCTCTCGATACCGGCGCCATCGATGCGTGGTCCGTCTGGGAGCCTTACATCACAACGGCCGTGGTCCAGAGCAAAGCGAGCATCCTTGTCTCCGGCCAAGAGCTCGGAGTCGTCGCGCCCGGCTTCCTCGTGGCCCGCACCCAGTTCACCGAGCAGCATCCCGAGCTCACCGTCCTGTTCCTCAAAACCTATGAAGAGCTACGGCAGTATTACACCTCCCATTATGATGAGGTGACGGATCACTTCGTGAAGACGAAGAAGGTTGACAAGGAAATCGTCTCGACCGTTCTGAAGAAATCCGAGCCGCTGCTCTCACCGATCACGCCTGAATTCGCCAAGGCACATCAGGATCAGGCGGACTTCCTCTTCAACGCCGGAGCGATCACCAAGAAGCTCGACACCTCGAAGGTGCTCGAAAGCAAATTCGTGGAGCAGGCCTTGAAGGAGCTGAAGGAAGGCAAATAAACTTCCGCCGGAAGTCGTCCCCATATTCCCGTATGCAGACAATGGTGATGACCCCTTTTCCTCAAAAAAAACGCGCACCGTCCATGGAGACCGGTGCGCGTTTCTATTTTTACCTCTGATGCCCTCAGCCTTCCAGTACTTCAACCGAAAGCCCGTGCTTCTCGAAGACCTCGGTCATGGCCGCTTTGGCCTCCTCCGCATCCGGCCCGTAAATCTCGAGCTTGTAGGCTTGGCTGCCGAACAGCGTAAAGCTCAGGCCGAGAATACTCTTGGCGTCGATGCTGCGGTTGTCCACGCGGATGACAATGCTCGACGTATACCGGCTCGCCGTCTGGTTGATCTCCACGATGGCTCTTGGTTCGATCCCGCTCATATGGAACCTGCCTCCCTTCGGAAATTCTTTGTTCTTACTCCTATGTCTTACCCCTCTTGTCTTATGCTTTACCGGGGAGGGCCGACTTAGCCGCCCTAGCCCTCCTCGTTGACCAGCACGTTCTTCCCTCTGAGCTTCAGCACCAGCGGCACCAGGATCCACAGGGCGCCGACGATCAGGAAGGCAAGCGAGATCGGCTTCTGGAGGAAGATCATGAAGTCGCCGTTCGAGATCGTCAGCGCGCGGCGCATGTTGTTCTCCATCATCGGCCCAAGGATCAGGCCGAGCACCAGCGGAGCCAGCGGGAAGTCATTCCTCGACAGATAGTACCCGATCAGGCCGCAGGCCATGACGAGCAGGAGATCGAAGATCGAATACTGCACTGCATACACTCCGAAGACGGAGAAAACAATGATCAGCGGAATCAGATACTTCGTAGGCGTTTCAATAACCTTCGCAAAAATCTTGACCATCGGCATGTTGAGAATAATGAGCATCAGGTTGCCGACGAACATACTGGCGATGACGCCCCAAGCCAGCTGCGGGTGGTCCTGGAACAGCAGCGGACCCGGCTGCACGTTGTACATAATGAAGGCGCCCATCATGATCGCCGTCGTGCCGGAGGACGGAATGCCGAGGGTCAGCAGCGGAATCATCGCACTGCCCGCGGCGGCATTGTTCGCCGATTCCGGCGCCGCTACGCCCTCGATCGCCCCTTTGCCGAACTTCGACGGATTCCTGCTCAGCTTCTTCTCCATGATGTACGAGAAGAACGAGGCGAGAATGGCGCCGGCACCCGGCAGAAGACCTACCGCGAAGCCGAGCAGGGAACCGCGGGCGATCGGTGCCGCGCTGTCCTTGAGATCCTGCTTGGTCGGCAGAATCCCGTTGATCCGTGCGATCTCGCCTTCGTTGCCTTCCCGGTGCAGGATCGTCTTGAACACCTCGCCTACCGCGAAGAGACCGACGGCGACGGTGAGGAACTCGAGCCCCTGGTACAGCTCCGGCAGATCGAACGTGAAGCGGGCGACACCCGACACGTTATCGATGCCGATTGTGGCAAGCAGCAGGCCAAGTGCCGTCATCATCAGCGCCTTCGTCATCGACTTGCCCGCCAGCCCACTGATGGCCAGCAGGCCGAGCACCATCAGCGAGAAGTACTCTGCCGGCCCGAACTTGATCGCGATCGCCGACAGCGGATTCGCCAGGAAGATCAGGCCGATGAGCGCTACGAGGCCCGCTGCGAAGGAACCGATGGCCGC containing:
- a CDS encoding aliphatic sulfonate ABC transporter substrate-binding protein, with the protein product MTTQTTRKTRWLTALTGILLFSLPLLSACGKTEAVNGAAAAGSGTAVGAVKEKIVVNLGIQGSTNLFSYARDKKIFEEAFAKAGAEVKWHEFASGPPHFEALASGRLDFGSVGGTPVVSAQTGGVDFKAIAVTGDGKKGNAIVLPKGSTIKDIKELRGKKIAVAKGSSAYNFLYRTLEAAGLKDSDVKIIQLQPDEAKPALDTGAIDAWSVWEPYITTAVVQSKASILVSGQELGVVAPGFLVARTQFTEQHPELTVLFLKTYEELRQYYTSHYDEVTDHFVKTKKVDKEIVSTVLKKSEPLLSPITPEFAKAHQDQADFLFNAGAITKKLDTSKVLESKFVEQALKELKEGK
- a CDS encoding HPr family phosphocarrier protein — protein: MSGIEPRAIVEINQTASRYTSSIVIRVDNRSIDAKSILGLSFTLFGSQAYKLEIYGPDAEEAKAAMTEVFEKHGLSVEVLEG
- a CDS encoding dienelactone hydrolase family protein — its product is MSIITEWISYGTEGRWQGYAARPDVEQKLPAVLVLQEIWGVDEHIQDVTRRLAQAGYAAFAPDLFTAEGPKPEALSPDRVERAKQFLNTIPPSAWRSPEERQAALSALPEEEQAKISASLELIFSAGSRIPAFTEQITAAAAFLRDSYAPTAGQGVASVGFCLGGLLSGTLAAKDGELRGAVIFYGSPPPKELIPSIGAPLLGFYGELDPRITDDIPGFAQELEREGKRFEYHIYPKAPHAFFNDSRPTYHVDSARKAFARTLAFLSEVLS
- a CDS encoding tripartite tricarboxylate transporter permease, coding for MGTIDYLLNGLATAMQWHNVLFVFFGVLIGTVVGVLPGIGPMSGVALLIPITASLTAGLGPEEAATSSIILLAGVYYGAMYGGSTTSILLNTPGESSSVVTTLDGYQMAKQGRAGAALSIAAIGSFAAGLVALIGLIFLANPLSAIAIKFGPAEYFSLMVLGLLAISGLAGKSMTKALMMTALGLLLATIGIDNVSGVARFTFDLPELYQGLEFLTVAVGLFAVGEVFKTILHREGNEGEIARINGILPTKQDLKDSAAPIARGSLLGFAVGLLPGAGAILASFFSYIMEKKLSRNPSKFGKGAIEGVAAPESANNAAAGSAMIPLLTLGIPSSGTTAIMMGAFIMYNVQPGPLLFQDHPQLAWGVIASMFVGNLMLIILNMPMVKIFAKVIETPTKYLIPLIIVFSVFGVYAVQYSIFDLLLVMACGLIGYYLSRNDFPLAPLVLGLILGPMMENNMRRALTISNGDFMIFLQKPISLAFLIVGALWILVPLVLKLRGKNVLVNEEG